In the genome of Porphyrobacter sp. ULC335, one region contains:
- a CDS encoding D-alanine--D-alanine ligase yields MGNSESGTPVSLDTKFHVAVLMGGWANERPVSLTSGAGVADALESRGHKVTRIDMGRDVALRLHEAKPDVVFNALHGVPGEDGTVQGMLDLMGLPYTHSGLATSVIAIDKQLTKQALVPHGIPMPGGRIVSRDELYERDPLPRPYVLKPVNEGSSVGVAIVTADSNVGNPINPQASGPWQEFAELLAEPFIKGRELTAAVLDSPDGPRALGVTELVIENGFYDYEHKYTAGRTEHIFPAKLPPEITALCEAYAVKAHQVLGCHGTSRTDFRWDEEAGEDGLFVLETNTQPGMTPLSLVPEQAAGCGISYADLVEMLVAEALRVHGLKQAKGGQHGTTDPA; encoded by the coding sequence ATGGGAAATTCAGAGAGTGGGACGCCCGTGAGCCTCGATACGAAATTCCACGTCGCAGTCCTGATGGGCGGCTGGGCCAATGAGCGCCCGGTCTCGCTGACGAGCGGCGCAGGCGTGGCCGACGCATTGGAATCGCGCGGGCACAAGGTCACCCGCATCGACATGGGCCGCGATGTTGCCCTCCGGCTCCACGAGGCCAAGCCCGATGTCGTGTTCAACGCGCTCCACGGCGTTCCCGGCGAGGACGGGACGGTGCAGGGGATGCTCGACCTGATGGGCCTGCCCTATACGCACTCGGGCCTCGCCACATCGGTCATCGCGATCGACAAGCAGCTGACCAAGCAGGCGCTGGTGCCGCATGGGATTCCCATGCCGGGCGGCAGGATCGTGAGCCGCGATGAACTCTACGAACGTGACCCGCTGCCGCGGCCCTATGTGCTGAAGCCCGTGAACGAGGGCTCCTCGGTCGGCGTCGCCATCGTCACCGCAGACAGCAATGTCGGCAACCCGATCAACCCGCAGGCGAGCGGCCCGTGGCAGGAATTCGCGGAACTCCTCGCCGAACCCTTCATCAAGGGCCGCGAGCTGACCGCTGCCGTGCTTGACAGCCCCGATGGCCCGCGCGCGCTCGGCGTCACCGAGCTCGTGATCGAAAACGGCTTCTACGATTACGAGCACAAGTACACCGCCGGTCGGACGGAGCATATCTTCCCCGCTAAGCTGCCGCCTGAAATCACCGCGCTGTGCGAGGCCTATGCCGTCAAGGCGCATCAGGTGCTCGGCTGCCACGGCACCAGCCGCACCGATTTCCGCTGGGACGAGGAAGCGGGCGAGGACGGCTTGTTTGTGCTCGAAACCAACACCCAGCCCGGCATGACGCCTTTGAGCCTCGTGCCCGAACAGGCGGCGGGATGCGGCATTTCCTATGCCGATCTGGTCGAAATGCTGGTCGCCGAGGCGTTGCGGGTCCATGGGCTGAAGCAGGCGAAAGGAGGGCAGCATGGCACAACAGATCCGGCGTAA
- a CDS encoding cell division protein FtsQ/DivIB — translation MAQQIRRNGASGVRRVAKAQSRAVTARRARGSASGFIDQAMGVLPFTEEQWSRIWLAMIIGTGVGVAFIIATLAGVPALAQAQVARIAADAGFEVRNVRVTGTSRMDEQQVYARALAIRNQPMPDVDIGKLRAELRALPWVKDARVSIQLPHTLAIDIVERTPHAVLEKPDRLVLIDATGVELEPVAADKSKGMLRLAGPGAGKQAEALETLLAAAPALAPKVEAAEWVGNRRWNLTFQTGQLLALPEGKVEAATALVKFARLDGKNRLLGGKVLAFDMRTPPRLYLRLPEAAGKPKVVAAGEDGETT, via the coding sequence ATGGCACAACAGATCCGGCGTAACGGCGCCTCCGGCGTGCGGCGCGTCGCCAAGGCGCAGAGCCGCGCAGTAACCGCGCGCCGCGCACGCGGGTCCGCTAGCGGGTTCATCGATCAGGCCATGGGCGTGCTGCCCTTCACCGAGGAACAGTGGAGCCGCATCTGGCTCGCCATGATCATCGGCACCGGCGTGGGCGTGGCCTTCATCATCGCCACGCTTGCCGGTGTGCCCGCACTTGCGCAGGCACAGGTCGCGCGGATCGCTGCCGATGCCGGTTTCGAGGTGCGCAATGTGCGGGTCACCGGCACCAGCCGCATGGACGAACAGCAGGTCTATGCCCGCGCGCTGGCCATTCGCAATCAGCCCATGCCCGATGTCGATATCGGCAAGCTGCGCGCCGAATTGCGCGCGCTGCCGTGGGTCAAGGACGCGCGGGTTTCGATCCAGCTGCCGCACACGCTGGCCATCGATATCGTCGAGCGGACGCCCCATGCGGTTCTGGAAAAGCCCGACCGGCTGGTGCTGATCGACGCGACCGGCGTGGAGCTTGAACCGGTCGCTGCCGACAAGTCCAAGGGCATGTTGCGGCTCGCCGGACCCGGCGCGGGCAAGCAGGCCGAAGCGCTCGAAACCCTGCTCGCCGCTGCGCCTGCCTTGGCACCGAAGGTCGAGGCTGCCGAATGGGTCGGCAACCGCCGCTGGAACCTGACCTTCCAGACCGGGCAATTACTCGCCCTGCCCGAAGGCAAGGTCGAGGCTGCGACAGCGCTGGTCAAGTTCGCACGGCTTGACGGCAAGAACCGGCTGCTCGGCGGCAAGGTGCTGGCCTTCGACATGCGCACGCCCCCGCGGCTCTACCTGCGTCTGCCCGAAGCTGCCGGCAAGCCCAAGGTCGTGGCTGCGGGCGAAGACGGGGAGACCACCTGA
- the ftsA gene encoding cell division protein FtsA yields MASKAASPRRLARTYAAVNIGSFRISAMIMGETESGDLQVLGSGHRASAGIKRGYVTDMGAASHAIRDAVERAEKSANTPVRSVWIACAGAGLASHVVSVDIEIGGRRIEDEDVEQLLIEAQDMIQPDGRKVLHAQPAHYTLDGAHGVANPRGLHAERLGVDIHVMLADGAPVRNLTEAVQNAHLEVEGVVAAPLAAGHGCLTPEERELGVALVEIGADITNVAVFAGGMLLGLQAVPMGSGSITDAIASSFGIRRSQAERLKCVAGSAIASPADHRELIPVSGPGEGGEGATPVGPLARGADDKNRIVRAELIAVVTQQLAVLTGEIGKALKMMGFAGSRAGQVVLTGGGAELAGMADFMQGALGQPVRLGRPPQLSGMPEAHHAPGFATLAGLCLYAADDPVDIRAVGAGRGGVYKAFARESGIMALVTRLFRALREYF; encoded by the coding sequence ATGGCCAGCAAAGCAGCATCGCCGCGCCGCCTTGCGCGCACCTATGCCGCGGTGAACATCGGTTCGTTCCGCATTTCGGCGATGATCATGGGCGAGACCGAGAGCGGTGATTTGCAAGTGCTCGGTTCCGGCCATCGCGCCAGTGCGGGGATCAAGCGCGGCTATGTGACCGACATGGGCGCGGCCAGCCACGCGATCCGCGATGCGGTGGAGCGGGCGGAGAAAAGCGCCAATACGCCCGTCAGGAGCGTATGGATCGCCTGCGCCGGAGCGGGGCTCGCCAGCCATGTCGTCTCGGTCGATATCGAGATCGGCGGTCGGCGGATCGAGGACGAGGATGTCGAGCAACTGCTGATCGAGGCGCAGGACATGATCCAGCCCGATGGCCGCAAGGTGCTGCACGCCCAGCCTGCGCATTATACGCTGGACGGTGCCCACGGCGTCGCCAATCCGCGCGGTCTACATGCCGAGCGGCTGGGCGTCGATATCCACGTGATGCTCGCCGATGGCGCACCGGTCCGCAACCTGACCGAGGCCGTGCAGAACGCCCATCTTGAGGTCGAAGGCGTGGTCGCCGCGCCGCTCGCCGCGGGGCATGGTTGCCTGACGCCCGAGGAGCGCGAGCTTGGCGTGGCGCTGGTCGAGATCGGCGCGGACATCACCAATGTCGCGGTGTTCGCGGGCGGGATGCTGCTGGGGTTGCAGGCTGTGCCGATGGGCTCCGGCTCGATCACCGATGCGATTGCCAGCAGCTTCGGAATCCGCCGCAGCCAGGCCGAACGGCTGAAATGCGTTGCCGGATCGGCGATCGCCAGCCCGGCCGATCATCGCGAGCTGATCCCGGTCAGCGGTCCGGGCGAAGGCGGAGAGGGCGCTACACCAGTCGGCCCGCTCGCACGCGGGGCGGATGACAAGAACCGGATCGTGCGCGCCGAACTGATTGCAGTGGTGACCCAGCAGCTTGCCGTGTTGACCGGCGAGATCGGCAAGGCGCTCAAGATGATGGGCTTTGCCGGAAGCCGCGCGGGACAAGTGGTGCTTACCGGAGGTGGAGCCGAGCTTGCCGGAATGGCCGATTTCATGCAGGGTGCTCTCGGCCAGCCGGTGCGGCTCGGACGGCCGCCGCAGCTTTCCGGCATGCCTGAAGCGCACCACGCGCCGGGCTTTGCGACGCTGGCGGGATTGTGTCTCTACGCCGCTGACGACCCGGTCGACATCCGCGCGGTGGGCGCGGGACGCGGCGGAGTTTACAAGGCTTTTGCGCGCGAAAGTGGTATCATGGCGCTGGTGACGCGCCTGTTCCGGGCGCTCAGGGAGTATTTCTGA